From Carya illinoinensis cultivar Pawnee chromosome 5, C.illinoinensisPawnee_v1, whole genome shotgun sequence, one genomic window encodes:
- the LOC122311359 gene encoding uncharacterized protein LOC122311359 has translation MRPIPVRDYNDLAAGSSSQRKNHQLPQNIYHPFHYHPLFLLEQKGPLAKCNACRKDITAGATAYICKHDNCGFILDIICGEERVPAIEYEAHSHLLHFRERTDDRVLKCNACDKSCESSIFSCLYCDWNLHYTCGPLPNGITYKCHEDPLVLTTALAEHEDEMDDEFYCDVCQKQRDQLLPSYQCADCNFVVEIKCVISEVISLLKGDHGDHVELRDPFGQLGKLIMQPKNIIEQSESTLSLSKILKSLNEDENRELRRVIEAREIRQTVNAEDKFFNDPREDNILRFSDEGYTQFIKFLDRGTEISVELRDGGAEVLFRSLDAKSHNDYFALEEEVVNVGEHHKAALTFAPILRSLLSKHGDISAASTLSPTVKLFFVNMLCGCIYSMRNTKVVDITKDVLLIWWTSLRTCQVAGFEIQPLVDHLERVARAFFALYIGKQADKVDRDIAKLYKDLEELKRKRDSITSSTKHEVDKCLREASVLKQGKAITERLWESI, from the exons ATGCGGCCTATTCCTGTACGCGACTACAATGATTTGGCAGCTGGATCAAGTAGTCAAAGAAAGAATCACCAGTTGCCGCAAAATATATACCATCCCTTTCATTATCACCCTCTCTTCCTTCTCGAGCAGAAAGGTCCTCTTGCAAAATGCAATGCCTGTCGCAAGGATATTACGGCCGGTGCCACCGCCTACATTTGTAAGCATGACaattgtggtttcattttggaCATTATTTGTGGTGAAGAGAGAGTGCCTGCCATAGAGTACGAGGCCCACAGTCACCTACTACATTTTAGGGAGAGAACGGATGATCGAGTACTCAAGTGCAATGCTTGCGATAAAAGTTGTGAATCATCTATCTTCAGCTGTCTCTACTGTGATTGGAATCTCCATTATACTTGTGGTCCATTACCAAATGGAATTACCTATAAATGTCACGAAGATCCACTCGTTCTTACAACTGCTCTTGCTGAACACGAAGATGAGATGGACGATGAATTTTATTGTGATGTTTGTCAGAAACAGAGAGACCAACTATTGCCGAGTTATCAATGTGCAGATTGCAATTTTGTTGTTGAAATTAAGTGCGTCATATCTGAG GTAATATCACTCCTAAAGGGAGATCATGGAGATCATGTAGAGTTAAGGGATCCTTTTGGGCAGCTTGGAAAGTTGATTATGCAGCCCAAGAACATAATAGAACAAAGTGAGTCGACTCTAAGCTtgtctaaaattttaaaatccttgaATGAAGATGAGAATAGGGAATTGAGAAGGGTTATAGAGGCTAGAGAGATTAGACAAACAGTTAATGCTGAAGATAAATTCTTTAATGACCCTAGGGAAGATAATATTCTACGGTTTTCTGACGAGGGTTACACACAATTTATAAAGTTTCTTGATCGGGGCACAGAGATTTCTGTAGAATTAAGGGACGGAGGAGCTGAGGTTCTTTTTAGGAGTTTGGATGCAAAATCTCACAATGACTACTTTGCTCTTGAAGAAGAGGTTGTTAATGTTGGAGAACACCACAAGGCTGCTTTGACTTTTGCTCCTATCCTAAGGAGCTTGCTTTCCAAACACGGTGATATTAGCGCTGCATCCACATTGAGTCCAactgtaaaactattttttgttAACATGTTATGTGGTTGCATATACAGCATGAGAAACACCAAGGTTGTGGATATCACCAAAGATGTGCTTCTCATCTGGTGGACAAGCTTGAGAACTTGTCAAGTTGCAGGATTTGAAATTCAACCTCTTGTTGATCATCTGGAGAGAGTTGCACGTGCTTTCTTTGCTCTTTATATTGGAAAACAAGCAGACAAAGTTGACAGAGATATTGCAAAGCTTTACAAAGATCTTGAGGAACTAAAACGGAAACGTGATTCTATAACGTCTAGTACAAAACATGAAGTTGACAAATGCTTGAGGGAGGCTTCGGTCTTGAAGCAAGGTAAAGCTATTACTGAACGATTATGGGAGTCCATATAG
- the LOC122309436 gene encoding uncharacterized protein LOC122309436, with amino-acid sequence MEIAGLETEERVTKGGDKLIHPHPLQFLVKIPQNEYAFCGECESFWDKTIKVYGCLRCRYYIHPRCHPVQKVKEVQPLCHPCPLIGYVVHPSPRMQGVITFTQDTMVCCNVCGRQAKRGTRVIFHCNKCDFNLDPECIDVSPATPSNIKTVPDKELQSSTKYFSHEHPLILYLNMPRDRVYCRVCRKYCADNAYGCLPCAFFLDPSCAELKLPREIQHFYHSCLLTLYTEPKVVQQIAWQTSNFSPSCRACHQTFPYEAFYYGCLRCLFVMDIDCTLLPASLATGSSSQRKHHPIFHGHPLSLYEEKNEGQVNCFVCGKGCNSSSAIYSCGRSTCRDIYIDESCIKLPLKIYHPLHLSHPLFLLEQKGPRGKCNACRKDTLSFAYICQHDNCSFFLDIICGGVRVPAINYEAHSHLLHFRERTDDRVLKCNACDKSCESSIFSCLHCHWNLHYTCGPLPNRITHKCHEDPLVLTTALAEHEDEMDDEFYCDVCEKQRDQLLPSYQCTDCNFVAEIGCVKSEVMSLLKGDHGDHVELKDPFGQLGKLIMVPKNTIKYKMLQNEEEQSEPTLRLSKILKSLNEDESKELRRVLEPREIRQTVNAEEIFSDDPEEDNILRFSDKGYTQFIKFLDRGTEISVELRDGGTEVRFRSLDAKSHNDYFALEEEVVNVGEHHKAAWTFAPILRILLSKHGDISSASTLSPNVKLFFLNMLCGCIYSMRNTKVVDITKDLLLVWWTSLRTCQDAGFEIKPLVDHLKRVAHAFFGLYIGKQADKVERDIAKLSQVLEELKRNHDCIASSTKPDSVKECLREASVLKKGKAITERLWDQLI; translated from the exons atggagattgCAGGCTTGGAGACTGAAGAACGAGTTACTAAGGGTGGGGACAAGCTAATCCACCCACATCCACTGCAATTCTTAGTGAAGATTCCTCAGAATGAGTATGCTTTTTGCGGAGAATGTGAGAGTTTTTGGGATAAAACGATTAAAGTCTACGGTTGCTTACGATGTCGTTACTATATCCATCCACGCTGTCATCCAGTCCAGAAAGTGAAAGAAGTCCAACCCTTGTGTCATCCCTGTCCTCTCATCG GATATGTGGTTCATCCCAGTCCCAGAATGCAGGGCGTGATTACGTTTACTCAG GATACAATGGTTTGCTGTAATGTTTGTGGCCGGCAAGCTAAGAGGGGTACTAGGGTCATCTTTCACTGTaacaagtgtgatttcaacCTTGATCCTGAATGCATTGATGTGAGCCCGGCTACACCTAGCAATATTAAAACGGTGCCGGATAAGGAACTTCAAAGTTCtacaaaatattttagccacgaGCATCCTTTGATACTCTACCTTAACATGCCTAGAGATCGAGTTTATTGTCGTGTATGTAGAAAGTACTGCGCCGATAATGCCTACGGTTGCTTACCATGCGCCTTCTTTCTCGATCCATCATGTGCTGAGCTAAAATTGCCACGAGAAATCCAACATTTCTACCATTCCTGTCTTCTCACCTTGTACACTGAACCAAAAGTCGTTCAACAAATTGCTTGGCAGACATCCAACTTTTCTCCATCATGCAGAGCTTGTCATCAAACGTTTCCATATGAAGCCTTCTACTATGGTTGTCTTCGGTGCCTTTTCGTGATGGATATTGATTGCACTCTATTGCCGGCCAGCTTGGCAACTGGATCAAGTAGTCAAAGAAAGCATCACCCTATTTTCCATGGACATCCATTGTCACTTTATGAGGAAAAGAACGAAGGCCAAGTTAATTGCTTTGTATGTGGGAAAGGCTGCAATAGTAGTAGTGCAATCTATTCTTGTGGTAGATCTACCTGCCGTGATATTTACATAGACGAATCATGCATTAAGTTGCCGCTAAAGATCTACCATCCCCTTCATTTGTCTCACCCTCTCTTCCTTCTCGAGCAAAAAGGTCCTCGTGGCAAATGCAATGCCTGTCGCAAGGATACCCTTTCTTTCGCCTACATTTGTCAGCATGACAATTGTAGTTTTTTCTTGGACATTATTTGTGGTGGAGTGAGAGTGCCTGCCATAAACTACGAGGCCCACAGTCACCTTCTACATTTTAGGGAGAGAACGGATGATCGAGTACTCAAGTGCAATGCTTGCGATAAAAGTTGCGAATCATCTATCTTCAGTTGTCTCCACTGTCATTGGAATCTCCATTATACTTGTGGTCCATTGCCAAATCGCATTACCCATAAATGTCACGAAGATCCACTCGTTCTTACAACTGCTCTTGCTGAACATGAAGATGAGATGGACGATGAATTTTATTGTGATGTTTGTGAGAAACAGAGAGACCAACTATTGCCGAGTTATCAATGTACAGACTGCAATTTTGTTGCTGAAATTGGGTGCGTCAAATCTGAG GTAATGTCACTGCTAAAGGGAGATCATGGAGATCATGTAGAGTTAAAGGATCCTTTTGGGCAGCTTGGAAAGTTGATTATGGTGcccaaaaatacaataaaatataagatgtTGCAAAACGAAGAAGAACAAAGTGAGCCGACTTTAAGGTtgtctaaaattttaaaatccttgaATGAAGATGAGAGTAAGGAATTGAGAAGGGTTCTAGAGCCTAGAGAGATTAGACAAACAGTTAATGCTGAAGAGATATTCTCTGATGACCCTGAGGAAGATAATATTCTACGGTTTTCTGACAAGGGTTACACACAATTTATAAAGTTTCTTGATCGGGGCACAGAGATTTCTGTAGAATTAAGGGACGGAGGAACTGAGGTTCGTTTTAGGAGTTTGGATGCAAAATCTCACAATGACTACTTTGCTCTTGAAGAAGAGGTTGTTAATGTTGGAGAACACCACAAAGCTGCTTGGACTTTTGCTCCTATCCTGAGGATCTTGCTTTCCAAACACGGTGATATTAGCTCTGCATCCACACTAAGTCCAaatgtaaaactattttttcttaACATGTTATGTGGTTGCATATACAGCATGAGAAACACCAAGGTTGTAGATATCACCAAAGATTTGCTTCTCGTCTGGTGGACAAGCTTGAGAACTTGCCAAGATGCAGGATTTGAAATAAAACCTCTCGTTGATCATCTGAAGAGAGTTGCACATGCCTTCTTTGGTCTTTATATTGGAAAACAAGCAGACAAAGTTGAGAGAGATATTGCAAAGCTTTCCCAAGTTCTTGAGGAACTAAAACGGAATCATGATTGTATAGCCTCTTCTACAAAACCAGACTCAGTTAAGGAATGCTTGAGGGAGGCTTCGGTCTTGAAGAAAGGTAAAGCTATTACTGAACGATTATGGGATCAGTTGATATAG